Part of the Catalinimonas alkaloidigena genome is shown below.
ACCAGGCGTTTTGCACCGGGTAAGCCTAAACCCAAGCTTTTTCCTGTTGAGAAACCGTCTTGCATTGCTTTGTTTACATCTGCTATGCCTGGTCCAGAGTCTTCAAAAATCACTTTTATTCCTGTCTGCAGTCGCTCAGATACAACCTCTATGGTTGCTTTTCCTTCTCCTGCATAGGCTAATATATTTCGAGCAAGCTCACTAGAAGCCGTAATCAATTTGGTCTGATTGACAACACTCATGCCTATCTTTTGAGCATACTCCCGCAACCGCTGCCGAAACAACACCATATCCTGTTCAGACTTTATTTTAATGGTGTCTTTACTCAAGCTGATCATTATTCTCCCAGTCAGCTCCCTGCTCATCTATATCCGAATTAGCTTCTCTTATTTTGACGTGAAGGAGGGCCATTCCCTTTTCTACATTTAGAGCAGTATGTACTCCAGTAAGGGGTAAACCCAATTCAACAAGGGTAATCGCTACCGCAGGTTGCATTCCCACTACCACTGTCTCTGCATCAAGTATTTTAGACATAGTAGCAATGTTGCCAATGATTCGTCCCATAAAGGAATCTACAATGGAAACTGCTGAAATATCTATGAGTACACCCTTTGATTCATGTTTTTGAACCATTTGAACCAGGTCATTTTCAAGGTTGAGAGCGAGTCTGTCGTACATATCTACCTGGATGGTAACTAACAGGAACGCTCCCATTTTTAATATAGGAATCCTATCCATTTGCTAAATCATTAAAGCTTATCCCAATTTCTTCTTTGTTACAACTAAATTCATTTTATTAAAAGCCTGTTTTAATGCTGAGGCAAGTGTGGCTTTTGTTTGTACACCTTCCAGGTTAATACCTAAATGAACAATGGTCTGGGCTATTTCAGGTTTGATACCACTGATAATACATTCTGCTCCCATAAGGCGAGTGGCATTGACGGTTTTGATCAAATGCTGAGCTACCAGTGTGTCTACAGCAGGTACTCCGGAAATATCCAAAATAGCAATACCGCTTCCCGTATCCACAATCTCCTGTAGCAGGTTTTCCATCACTACTTGAGTCCTTTCACTGTCTAGTGTTCCAATAATGGGTAATGCGAGGACTCCTTCCCATACTCTAATGACCGGTGTGGAAACCTCATTCATTTCATTACTCTGCCGCTGGATTACCTCTTCTCTTCCTTTAACATAAGTTTCAAAAGTCATTAGGCTTAAGCTATCCAGAAGATTGGAAATGTTTAAAATCTCATTCACAAGTTCATCAGGTTCGCCTTTTAGCTCTTCCTGGAGTACACGAATAATTGCTTTTTTCAGGCTCAACACATAAATAGCTGTTTCCCGGGGAGTAAACCCACCATGTGCCCGTGATAAAGATATTCCACTTAATATCTCAATAATGGAATTATACTCCTGTCGCGATATATCTTCATAGTTTTCATATTTAATGACCTGTAAGAAGGCATCAAGCAATTCTTCCGATTGATTTCGCATCTCTTCATTACTCATTAAATCTTCACGTAGCGCGGGATCTTCAATCTGATAATTTATCCA
Proteins encoded:
- a CDS encoding anti-sigma regulatory factor; this encodes MISLSKDTIKIKSEQDMVLFRQRLREYAQKIGMSVVNQTKLITASSELARNILAYAGEGKATIEVVSERLQTGIKVIFEDSGPGIADVNKAMQDGFSTGKSLGLGLPGAKRLVNFFDVQSKVGHGTTVTIIRWKR
- a CDS encoding STAS domain-containing protein, encoding MDRIPILKMGAFLLVTIQVDMYDRLALNLENDLVQMVQKHESKGVLIDISAVSIVDSFMGRIIGNIATMSKILDAETVVVGMQPAVAITLVELGLPLTGVHTALNVEKGMALLHVKIREANSDIDEQGADWENNDQLE
- a CDS encoding STAS domain-containing protein → MANNTTPTLLNKRKSDILQTWINYQIEDPALREDLMSNEEMRNQSEELLDAFLQVIKYENYEDISRQEYNSIIEILSGISLSRAHGGFTPRETAIYVLSLKKAIIRVLQEELKGEPDELVNEILNISNLLDSLSLMTFETYVKGREEVIQRQSNEMNEVSTPVIRVWEGVLALPIIGTLDSERTQVVMENLLQEIVDTGSGIAILDISGVPAVDTLVAQHLIKTVNATRLMGAECIISGIKPEIAQTIVHLGINLEGVQTKATLASALKQAFNKMNLVVTKKKLG